TGTATCACCTATACCACAGGTAATCCTCCTCCTCCTCCAGGTAACTTTCCTTCGATTAGTTGCCCAGCAAACATCAATGTATCTTGTGCTATTGATGTACCCGCTCCGAATATTAATTTGCCCTTGGTGAATGGTGGCTGTGAGACCCCATTAATGGTGACTCACAGAAGAGATTCCATTACCAATCAAACCTGCAGAGACAGATTTATTGTTCACAGAATTTATCGTGTGACGGATCCTTGTAATAATTTTTCAGAATGTATCCAAACCATTACGGTTAATGATGTAACCTCCCCATCACCATTCTGTCCGGCAAATCAAAATTTTCAATGTGCTTCACAAATTCCAATACCCAATCCTGCCAGTGTTATTACAGCCGATGGATGTGGTAACTCTGGAATTACCGTAACCCATGTAAGTGATACCCGAGTCAATGAAACTTGTCCAAATCGATTTACCCTGAACCGCGTTTATCGCGCTACTGATATTTGTGGTAATTCTGCCACTTGTTTGCAGGTGTTCACCGTGTTTGACAACACAATTCCTTCCGTTACCTGCCGAAACCTCACCTTATATATTGGTCCAAATGGACTTGCTGTTCTGAATCCAGTGGATGCTGTTGTAAGTGTCAGTGAAAATTGCACACCTACTGCACAATTGGTATATGGTGCAAGCACTACCGACTTTACTTGTGCCAATTTAGGGCCCAATCAAGTCACTATAACCGTTAGAGATGAATGTGCGAATACAGGAACTTGCGCTGCAACAATTACTGTATTGGACACCGTAGCACCTGTCATTATGGGCTGTCCCATTAAGTCACCTGTGACCCTCAACCTGGGCCCCGGTGCCTGCGAAATCAGCTGGGATGTCCCTCCTTTTATGGCCATGGACAATTGTCTCGTGCCCAGTCGTCTGTTTGGTGCCAGAAACACCACCACCGTTTGTCTGCCTCCGGCCTCTTACTGGTCTATCACTGGTGGAGCCAATAGCTGGGGTGTGATGTTTGACCTGGTCAATACCTCCGGTATGGCTTTAAATCTTCAATTGCTGGGTGAAAGGGCTTTTGCCAACGTGCCTCATAGAATTTGGTACCGTACCACTCCGGGTGGCCATGCTCCTGTTCAGGGTACTCCTGCTGCATGGACCTTGTGCGCAACTCGCACCCCTCAGTTTGGTGCTCAATTTACTACCATCATTGACAGCTTTAATCTGATTACAGGTGTTGTGCGCGATACCATGGTCTCTTGTACAGGCACCCGCATTGACTCCTCTTCCGTAGGTTGTCTGACCATGTTACCCGGTGAAACCCGTGGTATTTACATACACGCTCCCGGTACTCCGGGCACCAACGCTTCCTTGTTTAATGGATGTACACCTGCTCAAATGGGAAATGCCCAGATCACCACTCCTTTGAATGGGGCCACTTATACAGGGGGTGAGTTTGCCGCTCCGTTTATCAACAGCTCCTTTGGATTTGGAGGTGCTAACTGGATTGGTGTCATTGGATACAATCTGGGAGCTTCCACCAACCTGGTACCGCTGGTGCAAACCTGTGGTGCTCCTTATGGACCGGGTTGTTTCTTCCCCATTGGCTGTGTCAGATTATGCTATGAGGCCCGTGATGCTGCCGGCAATGTAGGACGATGCGAATTCGAAGTATGCGTCAACGAATATTCCAATCCCATCAATGAGCTGGCTTGCAATGACCTCATCCAAATCAGTCTGGATGACAGTTGCAGGGCCACCATCCACCCAGACATGCTCCTGGAAGGAGGTCCTTATGCCTGTTATGACAACTACATTGTCACTGCAAGAGACTGGATCACCAATGCCATCATTGACAGAGACCCCAACAGACCGGGTGTCCAAATAGATCGTCGCGACATCGGTCGTGATTTGCGAATCACGGTCACCGATCCTCGCACCGGAAATAGCTGCTGGGGCAAAGCTACTGTCGAAGATAAACAAGCTCCCATTCTTACCTGTCCTCCAAATATCACTGTGACTTGTGCAGAAGGCACCTCACCTGCAGTAACGGGCGTTCCCAGTGTGTATGAAAACTGTGGAGGATTCAGCCTTGGCTACAGAGATCAGGCCAGTCAGGGAGATTGTGCCCTGGGATATCAAACCAGAATCATCAGAACCTGGACCGCTGAAGATGCTTACGGCAATCGCTCAGTCTGTGTCCAAACCATTGAAGAAAGTTTAGGCGATCTGGCCAGTGTGACCGTACCACCCAATTATGACAACATCGATCAGCCTATCCTTAACTGTGATGAGAAAATCGATCGCAACAAAAATATAGTTCCACACATGTTGGACAATCCTGTTTGTTTGGATGGATACATTCTGGACAGCGCTTACTGGCTGGCCAGACCCACACAACTTGATCAGTATCCAAACAGGAGAATCCCAAGGGTTTTGGGATGGAATTGCATTGATGATCCTGCGGATGTCCACTTTGGTCACCCCAGTCCGGATCCGGTGTATTATCCACAGCATCGCCTGTGGCAACCCAACAATCCTTTGTGTTGGGGACCTGACACCCACATCATGTGGATTGGTACCGGACGTCCCGGTGGATCTACTTCCTGCCACAATTTGGCAGTCACCTACAAAGACATTGTTTTTGATCTGGCCACCCCCGGATGTGATGCCGGACCCATTGGCTGTTACAAAGTGCTGCGTCAGTGGACCGTCATGGATTGGTGTACCAGTCTGGTGGGCGGCCACAGCCAAATTATCAAGGTGGGCGACCTGGTTGGACCTCAGGTCTTGTATCCTGATTCCGTCAGAGTCAATATGGACAGCTATGTCTGTGCAGGACGCTGGGAAGTCTCTCCAGCATGGTTGTTAGACAACTGCTCCAACGAGCTACACTATAGCGTCGAAGTCGAACATGGCACTGTCCTGGGCAACGAAGCCACCGGTTATGTCGTCATCAACATGCCTGAGGGAATTCAATTCGCTTGGATTGTGGCTGAAGACTGCTGTGGTAACATCACCCGCAAACAGGTGGTCATCAATGTCGTGGACAGAGTTCCCCCAACTCCCATTTGTCGCACTTGGACGACCGTCAGCATCAATGGCAACCAAAGTCCTCTGGACAACTATGCCAGAATATATGCCCATGATCTGGACGAAGGCTCTTACGACAATTGTGCCCCTCATGTCTTCTTTAAAGTCATCCGTATGGCAGAACTTCTGGGTACCAACAACGGATCCAATTCCAACAATACCGTTGCCTGCAATGGCCGCAACGGGGATGACAATCTCACCCTCGCTGGCAATCAGGTCTATTTTGATGATTTCACTGACTTCTGCTGTGCAGATGTAGGACAGAGAGTCATGGTCGTTCTCAGGGTCTTTGACATCGATCCGGGGGCCGGACCCGTCACTCCGGTCAGAATGACCAGCACCGCTCAGCCGCTCCACGGTCGTTTCAGCGATTGTATGGTCGAAGTAGAAGTTCAGAACAAAGCCGTTCCTACCGTGATCGCTCCTCCAAATATCGTCGTCAGCTGCTGGTTCTGGTTTGATATTGCCAAGCTCACCAATCCCAATGATGAAACTTTCGGTAAAGTCGTCACTGACCTTACCCTCAGAAGAAAGGTGGTTACAAAAGATCTCGTTTGCTACAAGTATTGCGAACGAAATGACTATACCGGTTATCCGGGTTTTGTACCGAGCAATCAGGTGCCTAAACCAGCTCCAAATCAAGCCTGCGAGTTCTATTGGCAGTATTTTGACAGCGCTCACTGGGACCGCAAATACGAACTGGTCTGGGGATTTGATGGTTACGTCCTGGCTCCTTGCGGTGCCACCCCTACCATCACCGTCAACGATCTGCGCGAATGCGGACAAGGTATCATCCAACGAATCGTCAGCGCTACAGGACCCAACAACATCAATGTCACCGCCATTCAGACCATCTGGGTGGTTGACTGTGATCCTTTCTATATCGACGATGCCACTTGCAATGATCCTCGCTTCAGCGATGTCATCTGGCCAAATGGTATCTGCACACAGACTCCGGTCACCCTCAATGGTTGTGGAGCGGACATCAGCCCGGACAATCCTCAATTGGGTCGTCCGCAAATTATCAACAACGCTGATGACAATTGCGCTTTGATTTCGGTAGAATACCACGATGAGGTCTTTACCATCGAACCCGATGCTTGTATGAAAATCCTGCGCACCTGGACCATCATCGACTGGTGTCAGTACGATCCTTTCATCGATGCCGACAACGGAAGATGGCAAAGACTGCAAGTCATCAAAGTCAGAGATCAGGACAAACCGGTGGTCAGCTGCAACGTAGGACCATGTGAACCGGCAAGCATACACCCAACCCTGGGTGTTTGTGTAGGACACATCAGCCTCAGCGCAGATGCCACGGACAACTGTACTCCCGTTGACTGGTTGTTCTGGGAATACAAAATAGATGCCTACAACGATCGCAAAGGAGTCCACGGAGGTTGGGACTTCAGAGTCGGTACCCTCACTCAAAAACAATTCAACGCAGGGGATACCGTAGAATACAGCCACAATCCTTTTGCCGACAACCCGCGCAATCCGTTTAATGCCAGCGGCACTTATCCGATCGGTATCCACAGAATCAACTGGTATGTCGAAGACGGTTGCGGTAATGTAGGTACCTGCGAAACCCTGTTTGAAATCAGAGATTGCAAGGCACCAACACCTTACTGTCTGACGGGTATCATCACCGTACCTATGCCCAGCAGCGGATGTGTCAGCATCTGGGCCAAAGACCTGGATAAAGGAAGCTTTGACAACTGCACCCCTCAGGACAGACTCTTGTTCTTCTTTGACAACGACATCAATAAAACAAGCATTGATGTGTGCTGTGAGGACTTTGTCAATGCAAGGGTAGACGATGAGCTGATTTTGAGTGTAGAAATGTGCGTACAGGATGAAGAAGGCAACAGAGATTGTTGCATCACCACCATCGTCATTCAGGACAATCAGGACCTGTGTCCCAACGGAGGTAGCTTCGGTAAAGTAACAGGTGCCATCCTCACTTCCAGCGGACAGGGTACCGATGAAACTCAGGTCGAACTCAAAAAAGCAGGACAGATCATGAAAGACGTCCATACCTCCGGGGATGGCAAGTATGCCTTCTATTCCCTGGATATGTATCAGGATTATGTGATCAAACCTTCCAGAGACGACGACCATCTCAATGGGGTGACTACCGCTGATATCATCAGGATTCAAAAACACATCCTGGGACAGGAAACCATCTCTGATCCTTATCTGCTCATCGCTGCGGATGTCAATAAATCCAATAGCGTCACCAGTGCTGATATCACTGAAATCAGAAAACTCATCCTCGGCAGCATCAGCCGGTTTGCCAAAGTCCCTTCCTGGACATTTGTTCCAAAAGACTTTGTCTTCCCTGATCCGGCTCAACCTTTCCAATATGAGGCCTATGGTAAAGTCAAACTCGATGATCCAAACATGACCCTCGACTTCGTCTCCATCAAAATGGGCGATGTCACCAACAGCGCACGTGCCAACGCTCATGCAGGCATTAGCGCCAGAACGGCCGGTAAACTCATTTTGGAATTCGACGATGCGCTAATTCAGGCCGGACAAAGCTACAAGCTGATCCTGCGAAGCAGCAACTTCCGACAAATCAAGGGTATGCAATACACCCTTCGCTTCGACCACCAGGCTCTCCAGTTTGAGGACATTCAGGGAATCCTATTGGAAATCAACCAGACAAACCTGGGCCTCACCAAATTACAACAGGGTGTCATCTCCCTGAGCTGGAATAACAAGGAAGCCCTCAGTGCCAAGCCTCAGGATGCTTTGTTCGAATTCCACTTTACCGCCAAACGAAACGGACGTCTCAGCGAATTGATACACATCAACAGCGACCTGACCAGGGCTGAAGCATATCTTGAAAATGCCGATGTTCTCGATGTCACCCTCCTGGCCAGAAACGGTCTGACAACTTCCTCTACTGCCTTGTTTGATTTGTATCAGAATGAACCCAATCCTTTTGACAAACTAACCAACATCAGATTCATGTTGCCAAAAGATGGACCCGTCACCCTGACCGTCTATGACATCTCAGGTAAAGTCCTCAGGGTCATACAACAAAACGCAGTCAAAGGACTCAATCAGCTGACTTTGCAAAAATCTGAACTCGGTGCTTCAGGGG
This window of the Saprospiraceae bacterium genome carries:
- a CDS encoding T9SS type A sorting domain-containing protein; this translates as MNLQFTVFSRIKGITQLFLIFCSIIFNLHSSFSQTTVCFNYTGAMETWTVPANVTSVFIEAYGAQGGSNPLGVVGGLGGFASGNLAVSPGNVLNIFVGGTGLPTTTVNSFNGGFNGGGSGGTTTATNVNPRGGGGGGASDVRFGGIALANRVIVAAGGGGAGGNRVQSIGRGTGGGGGGGYYGGGGGAGWPGTLPGGANPTGGTQIAGGAGGVSTFNVAYNGFPGALGTGGNGGIEVASGQGGSATATSGGVGGGLIGANGTYVTNWCGASGAGGSSYIDGVTGGVTNSGVRSGNGQICITYTTGNPPPPPGNFPSISCPANINVSCAIDVPAPNINLPLVNGGCETPLMVTHRRDSITNQTCRDRFIVHRIYRVTDPCNNFSECIQTITVNDVTSPSPFCPANQNFQCASQIPIPNPASVITADGCGNSGITVTHVSDTRVNETCPNRFTLNRVYRATDICGNSATCLQVFTVFDNTIPSVTCRNLTLYIGPNGLAVLNPVDAVVSVSENCTPTAQLVYGASTTDFTCANLGPNQVTITVRDECANTGTCAATITVLDTVAPVIMGCPIKSPVTLNLGPGACEISWDVPPFMAMDNCLVPSRLFGARNTTTVCLPPASYWSITGGANSWGVMFDLVNTSGMALNLQLLGERAFANVPHRIWYRTTPGGHAPVQGTPAAWTLCATRTPQFGAQFTTIIDSFNLITGVVRDTMVSCTGTRIDSSSVGCLTMLPGETRGIYIHAPGTPGTNASLFNGCTPAQMGNAQITTPLNGATYTGGEFAAPFINSSFGFGGANWIGVIGYNLGASTNLVPLVQTCGAPYGPGCFFPIGCVRLCYEARDAAGNVGRCEFEVCVNEYSNPINELACNDLIQISLDDSCRATIHPDMLLEGGPYACYDNYIVTARDWITNAIIDRDPNRPGVQIDRRDIGRDLRITVTDPRTGNSCWGKATVEDKQAPILTCPPNITVTCAEGTSPAVTGVPSVYENCGGFSLGYRDQASQGDCALGYQTRIIRTWTAEDAYGNRSVCVQTIEESLGDLASVTVPPNYDNIDQPILNCDEKIDRNKNIVPHMLDNPVCLDGYILDSAYWLARPTQLDQYPNRRIPRVLGWNCIDDPADVHFGHPSPDPVYYPQHRLWQPNNPLCWGPDTHIMWIGTGRPGGSTSCHNLAVTYKDIVFDLATPGCDAGPIGCYKVLRQWTVMDWCTSLVGGHSQIIKVGDLVGPQVLYPDSVRVNMDSYVCAGRWEVSPAWLLDNCSNELHYSVEVEHGTVLGNEATGYVVINMPEGIQFAWIVAEDCCGNITRKQVVINVVDRVPPTPICRTWTTVSINGNQSPLDNYARIYAHDLDEGSYDNCAPHVFFKVIRMAELLGTNNGSNSNNTVACNGRNGDDNLTLAGNQVYFDDFTDFCCADVGQRVMVVLRVFDIDPGAGPVTPVRMTSTAQPLHGRFSDCMVEVEVQNKAVPTVIAPPNIVVSCWFWFDIAKLTNPNDETFGKVVTDLTLRRKVVTKDLVCYKYCERNDYTGYPGFVPSNQVPKPAPNQACEFYWQYFDSAHWDRKYELVWGFDGYVLAPCGATPTITVNDLRECGQGIIQRIVSATGPNNINVTAIQTIWVVDCDPFYIDDATCNDPRFSDVIWPNGICTQTPVTLNGCGADISPDNPQLGRPQIINNADDNCALISVEYHDEVFTIEPDACMKILRTWTIIDWCQYDPFIDADNGRWQRLQVIKVRDQDKPVVSCNVGPCEPASIHPTLGVCVGHISLSADATDNCTPVDWLFWEYKIDAYNDRKGVHGGWDFRVGTLTQKQFNAGDTVEYSHNPFADNPRNPFNASGTYPIGIHRINWYVEDGCGNVGTCETLFEIRDCKAPTPYCLTGIITVPMPSSGCVSIWAKDLDKGSFDNCTPQDRLLFFFDNDINKTSIDVCCEDFVNARVDDELILSVEMCVQDEEGNRDCCITTIVIQDNQDLCPNGGSFGKVTGAILTSSGQGTDETQVELKKAGQIMKDVHTSGDGKYAFYSLDMYQDYVIKPSRDDDHLNGVTTADIIRIQKHILGQETISDPYLLIAADVNKSNSVTSADITEIRKLILGSISRFAKVPSWTFVPKDFVFPDPAQPFQYEAYGKVKLDDPNMTLDFVSIKMGDVTNSARANAHAGISARTAGKLILEFDDALIQAGQSYKLILRSSNFRQIKGMQYTLRFDHQALQFEDIQGILLEINQTNLGLTKLQQGVISLSWNNKEALSAKPQDALFEFHFTAKRNGRLSELIHINSDLTRAEAYLENADVLDVTLLARNGLTTSSTALFDLYQNEPNPFDKLTNIRFMLPKDGPVTLTVYDISGKVLRVIQQNAVKGLNQLTLQKSELGASGVLYYQLDADQHTATRKLIVID